The following are encoded together in the Lagopus muta isolate bLagMut1 chromosome 7, bLagMut1 primary, whole genome shotgun sequence genome:
- the LOC125695658 gene encoding gametogenetin-like, translating to MQRTTATQPPSPRASSSLNYTSIAELPHSPTASRELSNNKDAEPGLLNNSRGHQAASPQLPVPSPQAAPAPPSPNNAHPMEEVLRRQPRVILTRLALPSPLAAPAPPAPRTAHPMAELQRRQPRLVLPRLALPPGCISCRLAHQHPGHSTEPAKRPVPPLLRAGRLVEEAPHKQPHVLLRRLALPAACISCRLAHQHHGDSTAPPTSPTPACTTTRGQSTAHRQRAASIPGTHRKLPRCHRAPRHKRRR from the exons ATGCAGCGCACCACTGCCACACAACCACCGAGCCCACGTGCCTCCAGCAGCCTCAACTACACTTCCATTGCAGAGCTGCCTCACTCCCCCACGGCCAGCCGGGAgctcagcaacaacaaagatgCTGAACCTGGGCTCCTCAACAACTCACGTGGGCACCAGGCAGCATCCCCTCAGCTGCCCGTGCCGAGCCCTCAGGCTGCTCCCGCACCGCCATCGCCAAACAACGCACACCCGATGGAAGAGGTGCTGCGAAGGCAGCCCCGGGTGATTCTCACCCGcctggcactgcccagcccCCTGGCTGCCCCTGCACCTCCTGCACCTCGCACTGCACACCCCATGGCAGAG ctgcagcggAGGCAGCCCCGGCTGGTTCTCCCCCGCCTCGCACTGCCACCCGGCTGCATCTCCTGCCGGCTGGCACACCAGCACCCAGGGCACAGCACCGAGCCGGCCAAGCGCCCCGTGCCTCCTCTGCTGCGCGCTGGGCGGCTCGTGGAAGAGGCGCCGCACAAACAGCCCCACGTGCTGCTCAGGCGCCTCGCACTGCCAGCCGCATGCATCTCCTGCCGGCTGGCACACCAGCACCACGGGGACAGCACCGCGCCGCCCACCAGCCCAACGCCCGCCTGCACCACCACCAGAGGACAGAGCACCGCGCACAGGCAGCGCGCTGCCAGCATCCCAGGCACACACAGGAAGCTGCCGCGCTGCCACCGTGCGCCACGCCACAAACGCCGGCGCTAG